A region from the Hydra vulgaris chromosome 08, alternate assembly HydraT2T_AEP genome encodes:
- the LOC124817518 gene encoding extracellular calcium-sensing receptor has translation MYIWLFFGLFVLCENCMDINTESAIKGKFTIVGLFPMNCSTSDNINKLTFGWMEALKYTVNEANMSLNNTIFDYVIYDTLDSSNMEKLSFAVLDALLFNNNYACNCSISNRKLKLGNILGFVGPAESSSSIYVNDLISPFEKIPIISYAATSLELEDRSLFPHFFRTITPDKYQALFISDILKKFGWSYISVVALDNSYGRAGVEQLSQVILKNGICIDNYFTLSETFDETKYFEIIDKLITSVAKVVVYWGTFKPLQDLLLVTQSRNLTNHTWLISESAGKNFWFLEFNKMHTNNIFLVVQTEGIDKVFNEYFLSLTYENASEWLKVAFENYGINETTSNFSLKNISQVFDLSGVSFVQDAAKVLINAFLLYQSNFSNNQNDTEFQTINDRVKFIEYIKKISFSILGNTKTFSFDSNQNPQSPAYFELYSVDVSSFVLAATWSLSNLNITNNETVKFDQIKSICSTPCNSGEKKLASLINSCCWDCVPCSENTVATFPDENCTKCEEENNFFSNSDKSLCIKLKRIYWNFKSNQEIIQQVITLLLSIFGVVTALIFIFTFIKMKSTPIVRSSHYPLSLVQMTMHLLMFAITFLAFGEESNMKCIIRIYLGGFLHVSIVTILFVKIIRTVKIFEYGLQCKSMTSDEKLYLKSKTAILLVFVPSTYITIIFVVHYSRYAVNVSDVQDMTSFTVQKYCDSISFSTIHLCFLLVLSFFCGIPTFKGRNLPCKYNENKCIAYSLFLSNIVWSVMVGIIQSNLNSTNKTFVYCLLKNLTSFLLLVILFFNKIKTIWIHPEQNTREYFDKNRFKTSLSNDTRCFVLSNKNSDIEESISDEIHFTDNV, from the coding sequence atgtatatatggtTGTTTTTTGGGTTGTTCGTTTTATGTGAAAACTGCATGGATATTAATACAGAAAGCGCTATTAAGGGAAAATTTACAATAGTTGGTTTATTTCCAATGAATTGTTCTACATCAGACAACATAAATAAACTTACTTTTGGTTGGATGGAGGCGCTAAAGTATACGGTAAATGAGGCAAACATGTCTTTGAATAATACCATATTCGACTACGTTATTTATGATACCCTTGATAGTTCAAACATGGAAAAACTGTCGTTTGCTGTTTTAGATGCActtttgtttaacaataattatgCATGCAACTGCAGTATATCTAATAGAAAGCTAAAGCTAGGTAACATTTTAGGTTTTGTTGGTCCTGCTGAATCATCTAGTTCCATATACGTTAATGATTTAATATCACCATTTGAGAAAATTCCTATAATCAGTTATGCCGCAACAAGTCTAGAACTAGAGGATAGATCACTTTTTCCACATTTTTTTAGAACCATTACACCTGATAAGTATCAAGCACTATTTATAAGcgatattttgaaaaagttcggGTGGTCCTATATATCAGTAGTTGCATTAGATAACTCATACGGAAGAGCAGGAGTAGAACAACTGTCGCAAGTTATCTTGAAAAATGGAATATGTATTGATAACTATTTTACTCTTTCAGAAACTTTTGATgaaactaaatattttgaaattattgacAAACTTATTACAAGCGTTGCAAAAGTAGTTGTTTATTGGGGAACATTTAAACCTTTACAAGACCTTTTATTGGTGACTCAAAGTAGGAATCTAACCAATCACACGTGGTTAATAAGCGAAAGTGCCGGTAAAAATTTCTGGTTTCTTGAATTTAACAAAATGCAtacaaataacatatttttggtTGTTCAAACAGAGGGAATAGACAAAGTTTTCAATGAATACTTTTTGAGTCTAACATATGAAAACGCTAGTGAATGGTTGAAAGTTGCTTTTGAGAATTACGGTATTAATGAAACCActtcaaatttttctttgaaaaacaTTTCACAAGTGTTTGATCTGAGTGGGGTCTCATTTGTTCAAGACGCGGCCAAAGTACTGATCAACGCTTTTCTTCTATATCAATCAAACTTTTCCAACAACCAAAATGATACCGAGTTTCAAACTATAAACGATCGAGTCAAATTTATAGAGTATATtaagaaaattagtttttctaTTTTGGGCAACACTAAAACTTTCAGTTTTGATTCAAATCAAAATCCACAAAGTCCTGCATACTTTGAACTTTATTCTGTTGACGTCTCTAGCTTTGTTTTGGCCGCCACATGGTCATTAAGTAAtctaaatataacaaataatgaAACCGTAAAATTTGaccaaataaaatcaatttgttCGACTCCTTGTAATTCTGGTGAAAAAAAGTTAGCTTCATTGATTAATTCGTGTTGTTGGGACTGTGTTCCCTGCTCAGAAAATACAGTAGCTACTTTTCCTGACGAAAACTGCACAAAATGTgaagaagaaaataattttttttcaaattcagatAAAAGTTTATGCATCAAACTCAAACGAATTTATtggaactttaaaagtaatcaaGAAATAATACAACAGGTGATAACATTATTACTTTCCATTTTTGGTGTTGTAACTGCactgatatttatatttacttttattaaaatgaaatcaaCCCCAATTGTTCGTTCGTCACACTATCCACTCTCATTAGTTCAGATGACTATGCATCTTTTGATGTTTGCCATAACTTTCCTAGCATTTGGAGAAGAGTCAAATATGAAGTGCATCATTAGAATATACTTAGGAGGCTTTTTACATGTTTCTATAGTTAccattttgtttgttaaaataattcGCACTGTAAAGATTTTTGAATATGGTCTTCAATGCAAATCTATGACATCTGAtgaaaagctttatttaaagtCTAAAACTGCTATACTCCTTGTATTTGTTCCTAGcacatatataacaataatttttgttgtccACTACAGCAGGTATGCAGTAAATGTATCAGATGTGCAAGACATGACATCTTTTACTGTGCAAAAATAttgcgattcaataagtttttcaaCAATTCATTTATGCTTTTTgcttgttttatcttttttttgcgGAATTCCGACATTCAAAGGACGAAATCTTCCATGCAAATATAATGAGAACAAATGCATTGCCTActctttgtttttatcaaatatagtTTGGAGTGTAATGGTTGGAATCATCCAAAGTAATCTCAATtcaacaaacaaaacatttgtttattgtttgttaaaaaatcttacaaGTTTTTTGCTATTggtcattttgtttttcaataaaataaaaacaatttggaTACATCCAGAACAAAATACTCGTGAATATTTCGATAAAAATCGGTTTAAAACCAGTTTATCTAATGATACTCGATGTTTTGTCTTATCCAATAAAAATTCCGACATTGAAGAAAGTATTTCAGACGAAATACATTTTACagataatgtttaa